One window from the genome of Streptococcus salivarius encodes:
- a CDS encoding PTS mannose/fructose/sorbose transporter subunit IIC produces the protein MSDMSIISAILVVVVAFLAGLEGILDQFQFHQPLVACTLIGAATGNLTAGIMLGGSLQMIALAWANIGAAVAPDAALASVAAAIILVKGGNFTTEGIGVATATAIPLAVAGLFLTMLVRTASVALVHAADKAAESGNIAGVERAHYLALLLQGLRIAVPAALLLAIPAQSVQHALGLMPDWLNHGMVVGGGMVVAVGYAMVINMMATREVWPFFAIGFAFAAISQLTLIALGAIGVAIAFIYLNLSKQGGGNGGGTSSGSGDPIGDILEDY, from the coding sequence ATGTCAGATATGTCAATTATTTCTGCAATTTTGGTCGTAGTTGTTGCCTTCCTTGCTGGTCTTGAAGGTATCCTTGACCAATTCCAATTCCACCAACCACTTGTTGCATGTACCCTTATCGGTGCTGCTACAGGTAACCTCACTGCAGGTATCATGCTTGGTGGTTCTCTTCAAATGATTGCCCTTGCTTGGGCTAATATCGGTGCCGCTGTCGCTCCTGACGCTGCCCTCGCCTCTGTTGCTGCTGCCATCATTTTGGTTAAAGGTGGTAACTTCACAACTGAAGGTATCGGTGTTGCGACTGCAACAGCTATCCCACTTGCGGTTGCCGGTCTCTTCCTAACTATGCTTGTTCGTACAGCATCAGTTGCCCTTGTTCATGCTGCAGATAAAGCAGCAGAAAGCGGAAACATCGCTGGTGTTGAACGCGCACACTACCTTGCCCTTCTTCTTCAAGGGTTGCGTATTGCTGTGCCTGCAGCTCTTCTTCTTGCTATCCCAGCACAATCTGTTCAACACGCCCTTGGTTTGATGCCTGACTGGCTCAACCACGGTATGGTTGTCGGTGGTGGTATGGTCGTAGCCGTTGGTTACGCCATGGTTATCAACATGATGGCAACTCGTGAAGTTTGGCCATTCTTCGCCATCGGTTTTGCTTTCGCAGCAATTAGCCAATTGACACTTATCGCTCTTGGTGCTATCGGTGTCGCTATCGCCTTCATCTACCTCAATCTTTCTAAACAAGGTGGCGGAAATGGTGGCGGAACTTCATCTGGTTCAGGCGACCCAATCGGCGATATCTTGGAAGACTACTAG
- a CDS encoding PTS system mannose/fructose/sorbose family transporter subunit IID — protein sequence MAEKIQLSQADRKKVWWRSQFLQGSWNYERMQNLGWAYSLIPAIKKLYTNKEDQAAALKRHLEFFNTHPYVAAPIMGVTLALEEEKANGTDIEDAAIQGVKIGMMGPLAGIGDPVFWFTVRPILGALGASLAQAGNIAGPLIFFIGWNLIRMAFLWYTQELGYKAGSEITKDMSGGILKDITKGASILGMFILAVLVERWVSIVFTINLPGKVLSKGAYIEWPKGNVNGDQLKTILGQVNDKLSFDKIQVDTLQKQLDSLIPGLMGLLLTFACMWLLKKKVSPITIIIGLFVVGIVASFFGIM from the coding sequence ATGGCTGAAAAAATTCAATTATCTCAAGCAGATCGTAAAAAGGTTTGGTGGCGCTCACAATTCTTGCAAGGTTCATGGAACTATGAACGTATGCAAAACTTGGGTTGGGCTTACTCACTCATTCCTGCTATCAAAAAACTCTACACTAACAAAGAAGACCAAGCCGCAGCTCTTAAACGCCACTTGGAATTCTTCAATACCCACCCTTACGTAGCTGCTCCTATCATGGGTGTTACCTTGGCTCTTGAAGAAGAAAAAGCTAACGGTACCGACATCGAAGATGCTGCTATCCAAGGGGTTAAAATCGGTATGATGGGACCTCTTGCCGGTATCGGTGACCCTGTTTTCTGGTTCACAGTTCGTCCTATCCTTGGTGCCCTCGGTGCATCATTGGCACAAGCCGGTAACATCGCTGGTCCACTTATCTTCTTCATCGGTTGGAACCTTATCCGTATGGCCTTCTTGTGGTACACTCAAGAACTTGGTTACAAAGCAGGTTCAGAAATCACTAAAGACATGTCTGGTGGTATCTTGAAAGATATTACTAAAGGAGCATCAATCCTTGGTATGTTCATCTTGGCTGTCCTTGTTGAACGTTGGGTTTCTATCGTCTTCACTATAAATCTTCCAGGTAAAGTTTTGTCTAAAGGTGCCTATATCGAATGGCCTAAAGGCAATGTCAATGGTGACCAACTTAAGACTATCCTCGGCCAAGTTAATGACAAACTTAGCTTCGATAAGATTCAAGTTGATACCCTTCAAAAACAATTGGATTCATTGATTCCAGGTTTGATGGGACTTCTCCTTACTTTTGCATGTATGTGGTTGCTTAAGAAGAAAGTTTCACCAATCACAATCATCATCGGTCTCTTTGTAGTTGGTATTGTTGCAAGCTTCTTCGGAATCATGTAA